The region GCAAAGACGTACACTTCGTCGATTTCGACCGGATCGACCGGATCAAGGGAAGGCGCATCAAGGCTCTGGTAAAGCGCTCGATGCGCTGGTACATCATTCTGTGTGTCACACCAATCCCGCACTGTAGTTGGTGGAGATTCGTATCAAACCAAAGGAAGACGTAAATTGAGACCAGCTACCGCCGCAGCGCGACCTTCGAATGAGTGAAAATCGTGCCCGTCTCGTCGTTGAACGTGCGGCCGCAATTCTTACAGAGATACCGCTGAAACTTTTGGTTGCTACCGTTTCTGACCGTCCGGTCAGAACGGCAGCGAGGACAGGTAACACCGTCACGCTAGCGACCTGCTCTAACAGGTCCGGAGACCGATTCCGATCCAAACACTTATATTAGCGTCATTCGTGCCGAGCACCGCTGACGCGATGCGCTTGTTTTTTGACTCCATAATGGCCGCTCAGAAGTATCAAAAATCTCATACGGATGAGCGATTCTTAAAGAGAGCCTTACGCTGTGGTTGTCTGTTAATGACTATATACTCATGTGACAGCTAAGCAGTGGATATAGTCAATGAGGATACTCAACCTGCCTGATGGGATGCTAGTGTTCGCTCTCGTCGTTAGTATGATCATCTCCGTACTATCTGCTGTAATTCTACCGGCGGGTGCAGTAGCTGCTCCCGCGACTGCAAGTAGCAATATCGATTTACAGCACAGTGACAGCGCCAGTGGAGGGCTTGGCGGCCCACCGTACACAGAGACAATTGTAGTCCATACAGTTGGAGAGAGTACATTTAGGTTTGGTGGAGACACTGGTCGGCGGCTAATAGTTCAGGAAGCAACAACCAACCGGACTGTAGCTATACGCCCAGTAAACAGCAGCGTAGCTTGGAACATAGAGCAAGTGTATATAAACGCTGCACGGATTCACCAAGACATGGGATTTGACTCAACACCAAATATGAGTATATTAGTAAAATCTCAACCTTATAGTGTAGATATTGGCGTAATTGCTAATGGTGACCTAGAAATGTTTGAGGACACGACGTTTTCGGCATACAGAGTGAAGCTTGTTGACAGCAGTGGTAAGACTCTTGCGACTACGGACGCAAAAATACATGGAGTACAATACAATTTTTCTGAGGATATAGACTCTTCTATCAACTCAATTGAATATAATAAATCCGCGATAGCAATTCCGAAAGATGGGAGGATACCTCCTGGTTGGACCGCTGAATTAGTCCAAGTGACAGCACATAACGAGAAATACACGACTAAGGCAAGTCACAGTCCGAGAAGTGAATACTTCATATTTAATATTTCTAACTCCGAATTTGAAAGAGATACGTACTTTGATGTTAATATATACACATCCAGTCGAAAATCCGCAGGGAATTTGGCCGTGAGCTTGTATCTGCTTAAAATTACGGAGGACAATATTGTAGATGGTCCAGTAGGTAGCCCTACAGAATCAACGATTCCTAATCGGTATGACCTGGATGGTGATGGACAAATTACTATCACAGACATACAAAAGATTATAATTATACTAAATTCTGGAAAACATCTAGATGGAAAGCCAGTTACAGTTAACGATGTGCTTAATATGATTATACTCTATAATTTATAAGTCAGCTATCGATTTGAATAGATACTGTGTCTCAGTCATAGTGGCTTATAGAGCGGTTGTATGTTCGAGACAGCGAATATACGACTCTCACGGAACTGTCGATACAAACCCAGCACCCGTACGGCATCGCCGAGCGAGCGCTTCGTTGTCGAATGTGAAGTTTCGGTCATTCAGTGTTCAGAGGCGTACTGTACTCCAACAAGTCAGCCCGGTCTAAGTCGAGTTCGTCACGAATTTGACTATACGCCCTGCCGATTCGGTGTTTTGCGGTAACTGTGGCTTCTTCGAGCCGAAAACAGTGTATAGCAACGTGTTTCCAGTAGCTGAACCCACCGCTAGCAGGGTCCCCGCGTGCTTCCTCAACATTTGTTCACCTATGTACCGACACTAGCTAATAGAGTTGAGGAGATCGACTTCCGTGGACAGAATTGATTTCTTGGTGTCGTCCCTCTATTCGTGATATGAGTCGATTAGATCACTATTCAACACTTCGAAACAATTTATTTGCTAAGAATAGATGATATATTTTATCTCTAAGTCTAATATTTTACTACTGCAACCCCAAATTTGATAGATACTTTCACTCACATGACGATCGTTGTTATTGAACCAGTGGATAGTTTGAACGACTTCTTTGAGTGCTTCTTGACCGGGTTGCGTAGGATCTGTCGGTGGAACTGGAACGTTCTGAGATACGGTGTCAGCTTATTTTTGGAGACTCCTCGGTCTGGCGAAAGCCACGCGTCGCTAGCGCTACGGTGGTTCTCGCAAGTGTTGGCGTGTACGTTTCCATCCACCTATTCGCCCCCTCTGTGAACGACTTCTTCTCGCTAGTAGTTCTCGCTGTCTTCCAGTGGATTGTACGCTCGAAATCCGTCAGTGTAAGTAGTCAGCTCTTCCACCGTGCGGTCGTTGAGGTGGAGCTGAACGGTTTATTCGTCAGCGGATTTTGCTGGGACGACGTGTCGCTGATCGCTGCCGCAATCAACAAGTGTGAACATCGGTGCTTGTCCTCATTATGGTTTCTGCTACCGCGTATTGCGGCTTTCAGCCCCGCAGTGATCTAAACCTCGTTGACTTCGATTGGGCCAACAGGGTTGATGGCTGGCGCATCGAGTAGTTCTCCAGAACGCTCGACGCCCCGCCGTAATGACCGGTACGAAACGATGAGTTCAGCGTTGGAATGTAAATATTGATGAATCGAAGGAATAAATAAAACGCGAACAAGAACATGTTGAGGCCGATATTCGCGTTAGGGTTTAACCCAGCTATTGACGTTGAGGAATCGGTCAAGCCAGCCGGCGGCGAAACTGAGCGTGTGTGTCAGATTGAGGAACTCGCATAGGCGTAGAACACCGCATTTTAACGCTTTCCCTCTGAGTGAAAGGGGCCAACTGTCTCGTCCTCATCACCGTAGTAGGGCCGCAGGTAGTGGTCGTCGCAGACTCCACCTGCTCGGGAAGAACCTTTAGAACACCTCTTTGTTGGAGTGTGTTCCCAACCTGTTCAACCGACGTTAGGTCGAACTTCTCGCGGAGGTTGTACAGAATTGTTTTTTCATGGGGAGAGCTTTCACTGGTCTCACAGAGTTCAGATACCGAAGTCCTCAGTTTCGATTTCTGTATTATCGCTGAGACCGAGGTCAACTTCTTAATCAAGCGTATTGACGAGGAAATTAAGAAGTTAGTTCTTGTGGCACTGTCTAGTTGAGCGAGTTTGAGAAGCGAGAAGGCCGTAGCGAGAAGTGTCCATGCAACTCGCAGACCTCCTCAGCGAAACGTTAGATAAGGATAGTCAAGACGTTTGGGAGAACGAGCGTACCCCGACACCCGTCTGGCGGTTCGGGGTGCGTCTCCACTCGGCGGGGCTGTCGATCAGGGAAACAGCCGCTATCTTACACCTGCTGGGTATCGATCGTTCCCACGGTGCGGTCTGAGCTGGGTTCATACGTTGCCTGAAGCACAGAGCGACCCGCCGACGGCGTCGCCGTCGTGGGTCGCAGTCGATGAGAAACAAATCGAGGTTGACAGCGAAAAAAGTGGCTCTACGCTGCTGTCGACACAGAGTCAAAATTACTGCTCGAAATCGACGTGTTCAGCCGCCGCGGGGTCAGTCCCGCGGCGGCGTTCCTACATCGACTCACTCAGAAACACGATGTCGCGATTCAGTGTTTCTCGTCGATGCTGGCGGCTATCTGACTGCCCTCTCACACCACGATCTGAGCTGTCGGCTCGACTACCGTATCGAAAAGTGGTTCCAGACTGCAACCATGCGAATCGATCGCTTTCACTCGTTTTGGCGGGGCAGTCAATCCAGCGCGAAACAGTGGTTACGACGCTTCAGACACCACTACAACCACGAACGGCCAAACCAAGCACTCGACGGCAAAACGCTGGTGAGGTCATTCAGAACTAGATAGTGCCGAATCTACAGAAACAAGAGACAGATGACAATAGCTATTAGTCCAGAGAGTGATATCCTTTTGGCGGCACTGCTTGAGGAGCGCGCTCAAAAGCGGTCCACTGGCCACCTTTGCACCGCAACCCGGGGCGCGCCCGCCGCCTTCGACCGAGACATAGATCAGGACTCCCTGAGCTAAACGTTCTTGATGCTCGACACCTAAGTGGCAGGCAGTTATGAGGGAGGAAGATTTAGACCAAAGCGATCTTTACAGGTTTCTCGGCAGTACTTTGACCGGTGGAACACAAGGACCTCGGGGTCCCGATACTCTCTGTGATTTCGGGTGCAAAAAATTGAGTCGCTCATGTGAAGCACGTTGTTGGTGAATCAGAGGACGGTTCGAACGATTTCTTTGAGAGCGTCTCGACCTGGTTCGCGTAGGATTCGTCGGCGGAGCTGGAACGCTCTGAGATACGGTGTGAGCTTGTCTTTGGCGATGCCTCGGTGGGGCGAGAGCCACCGTCGTGTCAGCGACGCGTGGCTCTCGCAGCCGTTGACGTGTACCTCGCCATCAGCGTATTCACCGTCGCCGTCGACGACGTATTCGCGGTCGAACGCGTCGTCGTCCTCTAGCGAGTCATAGGCCCGAAATCCGTCCGTATAGACGGTCAACGACTCCTGTTCGTGGTCGGCAAGCAGGAGTCGGACGGTCGATTCCTCAGCGGATTTCGCTGGCACGACATACCGGTCGTCCGACCCGCAATCAACCAGCGTGAACACCGGCGGCTTGTCACCAGCGTACGATCCTCAACCACGCGTGGACAGCCCACGCGTCGCTGTAATGAGTGAGGAATCTTTTGTGGGGTCGGTCCGATGTGCTGGCGATGGGACGCGAGCGACGCAAAGAGATCAAGCGTCACATCTCAGAGGAGAAGCTCAACGAGCTTCTCCGCGACGCCGAAGACAAACACAGGATTCGGCGTCTCGGGTTCGTGAAGAATTTCTACCAAGGCGACACGATTGCCGAAGCTACCGACCGGGAAGCTCGGTCGGCAGCCACCGGCCGCCGAGTGGGCGATGCTTGCACTCCAAGCCATTCGTATCGAACTCGGGAAGTCCTACCGCCAGACAATCGACCTTCTAAGCGAGATGCCCGAAATCCTTGAAGAACTCCGTCTTACGCGGCTTCCTCACTTCACCGCTCTCCGTGACTGGTTCGAGAACATCCCGATGGAAACCTACCGAGCGTTTCTCGGCGCATCAGCCGAGAAACGCTCTGGTCACGCCGCAATCGACACAACTGGCTTCGACCGTGACCAGCCCTCGCGCCACTACGCTCAGCGAGCGCATTACCGTGTTCGCTCGCTGAAAGTCACTGCCCTCGTAGACGTGAAAAACGCTGTACGTCTCCGATGTTCACTGCACGACCACGAAGAAACACGACGCCAAGATCGGCCCACAGGTCGCTCGGCGCAATGCCGAGGACCTGCGGTCACTGGCTGCTGACCGCGCCTATGATTGAAAACCGTTCCGGGACGAACTCCGTGAAGATGGCATTCGCCCGCTGGTCAAACACCGCATCTACTCGTCGCTGGATCTTGCGCGCAACGCCCTGATGAGCCGTCTCTGGTACAATCGCCGCTGGATGGTTGAAACCGTCTCCTCCTCGATCAAGTGCACGCTCGGCTCCGCCGTGCGTGCGCGAAGCTGGCACCTCGAATTCCGGGAAATGGTCCTCAAATGCGCAGTCTACAATCTTCGTCGAGCAGTCAGATACCCAGCAAATTAACCGCTGTTACTCGGTTTCTGCTCGCTGGCTGAGTGAGTGAACCCGCCGAAATCAAGCTCCGTATAGCGATCCTACGAAGTACTAATATTTAACAACGGCCTAGATACGTATAATCCATTACTTACTTATTGACAGGCAATGAATGGATATATGTCTTCTTGTATCCCAAGGAGACACGTTGTGAGTGTGCCAACATTCGCTACCAGAAAGCACATCCTCTGTGCTTTCTGGCGTCCACTTTCCGCTACTATTCGACTTGATAGTTCAGAAACACGTCCCTCGTGAACTACCTCGACCGATCCGCGCTGACGCGCTCGTTGAGGACGGGGCTTCCTGCTTCCACGACGCACTTTGCAGACACAGAGGTGTCCACAGGGAGCGCAGTCTCTACAGGCGTTCGTTTGGAGTGTCCCACTCCTACATCTTGTAGACCGCGAGAACGGATGTTCCACGCCGCGTTTGCGTCCCTGTCTGCCCCGAACCCACAGGTAGGACAGGAATGTTCATAGACCCATAGCGGCTTCTCCGTCGAGACGTCGCACGCCGCGCACTTTTCGTCGTCCCTCTCGGGTTGACCGCGACGAAGTGCGTACCCTCGTAGTCGCACTTGTATTCGAGCAACGAGAGGAACGTTCGCCACGCTGCCGATGCCATGTTGCGACTGTTCGACGATGATTCGAGCATCCCCTTCATCTTCAAGTCTTCAACCGCCACGAAGTCGTACTCCCGAGCGTAGTACGCCGAGAGCTTGTGCAAGAAGTCGCGGCGCTTCCGCCGAAGGTCGGTGTGACACTCCACTATGCACCGCCGTTGCTTCTCGTAGTTGTTCGACCCGTGCTGTTTGCGCGAGAGCTTCCGTTGCTCGCGCTCCAAGCGGTCGCGTTCGTCCGAGAGGTCGAGCGATCCGACCGCCATGCCGTCGGTGTTGTGGACGTACTTACGAATCGCCACGTCGATGCCGACGCACTTCTCGGGCGGCTCGCGGTCCATTTCGATGCCGAAGGTGGCGAATCACTGAGCCGTGGCGACGCCACCGGACGCCGGTTGACTTCCTCCCACGGCTTCACAGTAGTTGCCGATTCAAATTGCGGTGTGTTCTCTGAGGTATGACGAGATTGTTGAAATCCGGCTTGAGCCGGTTGTTTGAGCAGTGATTCGAGTAGGCGGTGAGCGAGGAGATGGGAAATTCATGGCGACTGTCAGTCTCGCCAGTACAGAGGGGCGTGCTGACCCAAGCGCTCGCCTGGGTCTGCCGCCCCGACGAGGCTTATCCGTACGTCACTGGCCCGAGGAAGAACCGAAACGTCGCCGTTGAAACTGCTGGTCGAGTCTTCACCCGACGTTGCTCCGAAAGTAGCAGACACACCACGATCCAGAGATTGTACAGCGTCACAGCGAACAAAAAGTAGAACAACCGCACCGCAAACACCGGCGACGTAGTCCGGGGCAGAAACTCACCGATCTTCCGGTAGGACGTTTCGATTCCCCAGCGACGCCGATACGCTTGTGCGAGTGGCACCGCTTCATCTACCGTCCTCGGTTGATTCGTGATCAGACACAGCGAGTCGTCGTCCCGCGAGTGGTGCGGGACGACGACGAGCGTCACCGGTACACGCATCGTCGGGGACTGCTTTCTGACCAGCTCGTAGTCGGTGACGAATTTCTCTTCATCGTGTTCGGCAAGAACGCGCTTGATCCCCGGCGTTTTGGGTGCGCGCATGACGAACTCTACACCGAGATCGGCGAGTTCGTCGACTAACTCGACCCGATAGAGGCCACGATCACAGTAGATGCGGGTGATCGAGACGGCCTGACGCGCCGTCTCGATCACCTCGCGGATCGCCTCAATCAGAGACGGTGTATCGGTCCGAGCAACGTGTTCGGACGCGAGCGTGAACCGCGCTGCCGGTGACACAATGCACAGTGTCACGAAGACGTAGGCGAGATTTGTCCCGTGGTCAGAGTTGATTCGTGACACCATCGGTGTCTGCTTCGAGCCGTAATAGAGCCACTCATGGAGGTCTACCGCAACTTCTGCGGTGTTGGGAAGGCGATGTGCTTTGCGTGTCTGCGTGATGACCTGATCGCGGACGCCATCGAACTGAGCGTCGATGGTGTCCGCTTCCATCTGCCCGAAGTTGTACAGGAGTGACTTCGCTGGCGGACTCCGGTCTTCGAGGTCGAGATCGTCACCTCTGGCAAGTTGGAGGTGCCAGCACTGGTGTTGGTGAACCCTCGTTCGAACCCACTCCGAGTGAGGACTCTGGCGAAGTCCTCACTCGGATAGGTACCATTGACCTTCACCCCGAAGTCCAAGGACGGATAGAGAAGCGATCTTGCGGCACGGCAGACCTGCCGTGCCTCGGCGGTATCGACCATACTTGTCGTACGGTGCCACCGGAGAAATCGGTCTCTCAGCCACTTCGGCAACTA is a window of Haloarcula pelagica DNA encoding:
- a CDS encoding transposase codes for the protein MEADTIDAQFDGVRDQVITQTRKAHRLPNTAEVAVDLHEWLYYGSKQTPMVSRINSDHGTNLAYVFVTLCIVSPAARFTLASEHVARTDTPSLIEAIREVIETARQAVSITRIYCDRGLYRVELVDELADLGVEFVMRAPKTPGIKRVLAEHDEEKFVTDYELVRKQSPTMRVPVTLVVVPHHSRDDDSLCLITNQPRTVDEAVPLAQAYRRRWGIETSYRKIGEFLPRTTSPVFAVRLFYFLFAVTLYNLWIVVCLLLSEQRRVKTRPAVSTATFRFFLGPVTYG